The following coding sequences are from one Schizosaccharomyces osmophilus chromosome 1, complete sequence window:
- the swc2 gene encoding Swr1 complex subunit Swc2: MSEHESLVAGRSRRANAGNKLRDLLEKEHIRASGEEGELEKEDEEYSFEREVDVERDIDISSEDSESEEGEEEQQVELAETEEKLLRQEEKSEKRRLQKSRITNLQKSLGTPKTKMPEKSEPGLVKKTYKKQKLDSSSRRTSSRMHTIRMTQSTEHRLQEARPRRKYTVHAGGDRTKFGLTQQQRLAEAAKTEAFNIGSLRNYVNYEEQRKLRLRRSAAKHRRLQGPILKYITKTEASESQKKVGNYYVAPLEHPLSQGPVETPILPENVLEECAISGQRAIYMDPLTRLPFANAAAFQELRDVYHQKYAWSALLNTFH; the protein is encoded by the coding sequence ATGTCGGAACACGAGTCGTTGGTTGCTGGTCGCTCGAGACGAGCAAACGCCGGCAATAAGCTGCGGGATTTactagaaaaagaacatatAAGGGCTTCtggagaagaaggagaattagaaaaagaggatGAAGAGTACAGCTTTGAAAGAGAGGTCGACGTTGAGCGTGACATTGACATTTCAAGTGAAGATAGCGAATCGGAAGAAGGCGAGGAAGAACAGCAAGTGGAACTAGCGGAAACTGAAGAGAAGCTGCTTCGTCAAGAGGAGAAGTCGGAGAAACGACGCTTACAAAAGAGTCGAATCACCAACCTGCAGAAATCTCTTGGAACACCCAAAACAAAGATGCCAGAAAAGAGCGAACCCGGATTAGTTAAGAAGACatacaagaaacaaaaattggattcttcttcacgGAGAACGAGTTCCAGAATGCACACAATTCGCATGACACAATCGACCGAGCATAGATTACAAGAAGCCCGGCCAAGAAGAAAGTATACAGTTCATGCCGGTGGTGATCGAACGAAATTTGGATTGACACAGCAGCAGAGGTTAGCAGAGGCTGCGAAAACAGAGGCTTTTAATATCGGCTCTTTGCGGAATTATGTCAATTACGAAGAACAACGAAAGCTTCGATTGCGAAGAAGTGCAGCAAAGCACCGGCGGCTGCAAGGTCCAATACTGAAATATATTACCAAGACGGAGGCCTCggaaagccaaaaaaaagttggaaATTATTATGTGGCTCCTCTTGAACATCCTCTTAGCCAGGGTCCAGTAGAAACACCGATCTTGCCAGAAAACGTCCTTGAGGAATGCGCAATCTCAGGACAAAGAGCCATATACATGGATCCTTTGACAAGATTACCGTTTGCAAATGCAGCTGCCTTTCAAGAGCTACGTGATGTTTACCATCAAAAGTATGCTTGGAGTGCGTTGTTGAATACATTTCATTAG
- the puf2 gene encoding pumilio family RNA-binding protein Puf2: MHKSASDGIKPSSMSSSNMDTGSLDMSELKNDLDNLLESSLESSGVGASSSSTSQFFDASNPEKAYPGNNNNKLHRLKNNTLLSGTTSQFKDLSNELWPGLSSGSAPKHELTNTERHRSSSLSAYEEPANQTNVPKLSVPPSASLAVSPPTNRTRTSSLSSSTKYDPSIPWTSNLSAAPPTAASSLKQPVSSMYIRPSTDTSPTSESGRQRSSSNSGTSIPTSAASEIISNRDPVFTMNSSGNSNAPALNKRSKGSNRLRSYTLPWNPRAFNSSGGFMAPSLAQPNTLSSASLNANQSYKPYNQQFPSVPVDTNFSSDSSMNSSALPYLNHGGLDQLNSSQVWPSDLSHLSHSLRTGRSGYAPAVNPNNEQSEFGNGLKHVGHNTGRLDSSLDSQFKADAQTNFHAKNLHSGFGYQRPQAYGLNNNLLNTHNPLALKGLSFESPERHGGMDIVPELPPVGSLSSRSQTMLNSRRRSQSLSSTLTHPPTPTSSSVGGMADPADRGSPRARGSPSYNPSFLTNAPSPLSTSNSSIRTSTPDTSSAGISNIGISKGLSDINSTGWSGIGDATIGNLTQSEPTHALWVGNLPAGISSDTVAATFASHGNVINIRMLSHKHSAFINFDSVNTAKYILEELNGKCIFLDSNPICIGFAKVSSSSSENAHSTVDGLNKAFSNVSFVTSLREVYDDIIGVTKSFGFDDLSTIQPILDTACDLTEFTAQIPSISKAFSSRRLNAPKLRQVRKRIDNGLCTQEEVEEIAINWLDEVSDLASDHLGNTVVQKLFDYCSDPVKEMMLERIAPHLAQIGIHKNGTWAAQKIVDVASTDSQMLLIAKHLQPYIPLLFADQFGNYVVQTCLRFGSPMNNFVFEAIMNQFWVIAQSRYGSRAIRTCLESPDVIEEQRVLVAAAITVYSVHLAMNGNGTLLLSYLIENMSYPHVTEQLTQRFTKDIVRVCTHRLAYSSLLKILSMPQEETNCTDMVVEAILGKSNELNASALDKILMDQSYGPSFLYKLMTIETISPTYRQALQQAVSSTLERMEDRGSSELKKLSELCNQKSERYF, encoded by the coding sequence ATGCATAAATCGGCTTCTGATGGCATCAAGCCTTCATCAATGAGCTCTTCAAATATGGACACTGGGTCACTCGACATGTCAGAGTTAAAAAACGACTTGGACAATTTACTTGAATCTTCGTTAGAGAGTAGCGGAGTTGGGGCTAGTTCTTCCTCAACAtctcaattttttgatgcATCCAATCCCGAAAAAGCTTATCCGGGCAATAACAATAATAAACTTCATAGactaaaaaataatacttTACTGTCGGGAACAACGTCTCAATTTAAGGATTTGTCAAACGAGCTTTGGCCGGGTCTAAGTTCAGGATCTGCTCCTAAGCATGAACTTACAAACACTGAACGACACAGAAGCTCATCTTTGTCAGCGTATGAAGAACCCGCCAATCAGACGAACGTTCCTAAACTGTCCGTTCCGCCATCTGCTTCTTTGGCTGTCTCTCCTCCTACGAACAGGACTCGTAcatcttctctttcttcttctacgAAGTATGATCCCTCGATTCCATGGACCTCTAATCTTTCAGCTGCTCCTCCTACTGCAGCTTCGTCTTTGAAACAGCCCGTTTCATCTATGTATATACGTCCATCTACAGATACATCCCCTACATCTGAGTCGGGTCGGCAAAGATCTTCATCCAACAGCGGAACGTCTATTCCGACTTCTGCTGCTTCTGAAATAATCTCCAACAGAGACCCCGTTTTTACTATGAATTCCTCAGGCAACTCAAATGCTCCCGCATTAAATAAGCGTTCCAAGGGTTCCAATCGATTACGCTCTTACACGCTGCCTTGGAATCCACGTGCTTTTAATTCCTCTGGTGGTTTTATGGCCCCGTCGCTCGCTCAGCCCAATACTCTTTCTTCCGCATCTTTGAATGCAAATCAATCGTACAAGCCATACAATCAACAGTTTCCATCGGTTCCTGTTGatacaaatttttcttcagatTCCAGCATGAACTCATCTGCCTTACCATACTTAAATCATGGGGGGCTGGATCAGCTCAATTCTTCCCAAGTATGGCCATCTGATTTGTCCCATTTATCGCATAGCTTGCGCACAGGTCGTTCTGGTTATGCTCCTGCGGTTAATCCAAATAATGAACAGTCTGAATTTGGTAATGGTTTAAAACATGTTGGTCACAACACTGGACGTTTAGACTCGTCTTTGGATTCCCAATTTAAGGCTGATGCGCAAACTAATTTTCATGCTAAGAATTTGCATAGTGGTTTTGGTTATCAACGACCTCAGGCTTACGGCTTAAACAATAATCTACTTAATACGCATAACCCGCTTGCTCTAAAGGGCTTGTCCTTTGAATCGCCTGAACGACATGGTGGGATGGACATCGTTCCAGAGCTTCCACCCGTGGGTTCCCTGAGTTCCAGGTCTCAGACTATGTTAAACTCACGTCGTCGATCACAGTCTTTATCCTCTACTCTTACGCATCCTCCTACGCCTACTTCATCATCAGTTGGAGGAATGGCTGATCCTGCTGACCGTGGTTCACCGAGAGCAAGAGGGTCGCCTTCTTAtaatccttcttttttgactAATGCTCCTTCACCCCTCAGCACGAGCAACAGCAGTATTAGGACCTCTACACCTGACACAAGCAGCGCTGGCATCAGTAATATTGGGATATCAAAAGGCCTCTCTGACATTAATAGTACAGGTTGGAGTGGTATAGGGGATGCCACTATTGGAAATCTTACTCAGTCAGAACCCACACATGCTTTATGGGTTGGTAATCTTCCGGCGGGCATCTCATCAGATACAGTTGCTGCTACTTTTGCTTCTCATGGCAACGTCATAAATATTAGGATGCTTTCTCATAAACATTCCgcttttattaattttgaTAGTGTTAATACCGCGAAGTATATATTGGAAGAACTTAATGGAAAATGCATTTTTCTGGATTCAAACCCTATCTGTATCGGGTTTGCCAAGGTCTCATCTTCAAGTTCCGAGAATGCGCATTCAACTGTTGATGGTCTGAATAAGGCTTTTTCTAACGTGTCGTTCGTTACCTCATTACGAGAAGTGTATGATGATATTATTGGTGTTACGAAATCGTTTGGGTTTGATGATCTTTCTACTATACAGCCTATTTTAGATACTGCATGTGATTTGACGGAATTTACTGCCCAAATACCATCCATCTCTAAAGCTTTTAGTAGCCGCCGATTAAATGCTCCCAAACTTCGACAAGTCCGTAAGCGTATTGATAATGGTCTTTGTACTCAAGAGGAAGTTGAGGAAATTGCCATTAACTGGTTGGATGAGGTATCAGATCTTGCTAGCGACCACCTGGGCAATACAGTAGTACAGAAATTGTTTGATTACTGTTCCGACCCTGTTAAGGAAATGATGTTAGAAAGGATCGCTCCTCACCTTGCGCAAATTggaattcataaaaatggTACTTGGGCCGCTCAGAAAATTGTTGATGTGGCCTCTACTGATTCTCAGATGCTTCTTATTGCAAAGCATCTTCAGCCATATATAcctcttctttttgcagATCAATTTGGCAATTATGTGGTACAAACGTGCCTCCGATTTGGTTCACCAATGAACAACTTTGTATTCGAAGCTATTATGAATCAGTTTTGGGTAATCGCTCAAAGCCGTTATGGTTCGCGTGCTATCCGCACTTGCTTAGAAAGTCCTGATGTTATTGAGGAACAGCGTGTGTTGGTAGCTGCAGCAATAACCGTGTATTCGGTACATTTAGCCATGAATGGTAATGGTACACTTTTATTAAGTTATCTTATAGAAAACATGAGCTATCCTCATGTAACAGAACAATTAACGCAGAGATTCACAAAAGATATCGTGCGAGTTTGTACTCATCGACTGGCCTATAGCTCTTTGTTGAAGATTCTTTCAATGCCCCAAGAAGAAACCAATTGTACCGATATGGTTGTTGAAGCTATTCTGGGTAAATCCAATGAATTGAATGCTAGTGCCTTGGATAAAATCCTAATGGACCAAAGTTATGGGCCCTCGTTCCTTTATAAGCTTATGACAATTGAAACGATTTCACCAACATATAGGCAGGCTCTGCAGCAAGCTGTTTCCAGCACATTAGAGAGGATGGAAGACCGGGGTTCCTCTGAATTAAAGAAGCTCTCCGAACTTTGCAATCAAAAGTCCGAAAGGTACTTCTAG
- the ysa1 gene encoding ADP-ribose diphosphatase, NudF subfamily Ysa1 encodes MSLFHFKHSSSFLPNFIAAFPTLPFKQGCILLNILRKQQARFSSSKRIFFSQNQQRKTYLFPTHFSTRISVPSIRSHYTTMSQEQEPKVLDVSDLESKDAKWTSLKKITWQDQSGKTRAWEMAERTTRSKSGIDAVAILGIIPIDGEPHVLCQKQYRPPLSKTCIEIPAGLVDSDESPEESAVRELREETGFVGTVKEATTVMYNDPGLTNANLKIILVDIDMSNPENQNPQQQLDQGEYISNFPIKLSSLQNELFSLEKQGFAVDVRLSTFALGMQAAFKYLVN; translated from the coding sequence ATGTCTCTGTTTCACTTCAAACACTCCTCAAGCTTTTTACCAAATTTCATTGCTGCCTTTCCTACTTTACCATTTAAGCAAGGCTGTATATTGCTGAATATTTTACGAAAGCAACAAGCTCGCTTTTCTTCCagtaaaagaattttcttttcacagAATCAACAACGGAAAACGTACCTTTTTCCAACGCATTTCTCTACTCGTATTTCCGTTCCTTCTATCCGCAGCCATTACACCACCATGAGTCAAGAACAAGAGCCCAAAGTCTTAGATGTCAGTGACCTCGAAAGCAAAGATGCAAAATGGACtagtttaaaaaagattacCTGGCAAGACCAGAGTGGTAAAACCAGGGCTTGGGAAATGGCTGAACGTACTACCCGATCCAAGAGTGGTATAGATGCTGTTGCCATTTTAGGTATTATCCCAATTGATGGCGAGCCTCACGTTTTGTGCCAAAAGCAATACCGCCCTCCACTAAGCAAGACCTGTATCGAGATCCCAGCAGGACTCGTAGATTCGGACGAATCTCCCGAAGAAAGTGCTGTTCGTGAGCTTCGTGAAGAAACTGGTTTCGTTGGAACGGTCAAAGAAGCCACAACTGTCATGTATAATGATCCCGGCTTAACCAACGCCAACTTGAAGATTATACTCGTTGACATTGACATGTCTAACcctgaaaaccaaaatccACAACAACAGCTGGACCAAGGAGAGTACATAAGCAACTTCCCTATCAAGTTATCTTCTCTTCAGaatgaattattttctCTCGAGAAGCAAGGATTCGCTGTGGACGTTCGTCTCTCAACATTTGCCTTGGGAATGCAGGCTGCTTTCAAGTACTTGGTGAATTAA